One genomic window of Streptomyces sp. NBC_01498 includes the following:
- a CDS encoding VanZ family protein: protein MQRQGPGGSAAFRFRVAGVILLLAHLLLVAWLTLRPLDVMWMTAANFEPLAGIKADLALGPLQAFRRISEGLLLLAPLGVLLPAAGGRLTVSPLASLARTSAAGALISLAIELLQTGIPGQVVDVDSLLLNTVGVALAHLLVVPAGRAWLRRGRGVGRGVSEARDEGRARREASSPSSQGTTPTITRVGIAP, encoded by the coding sequence GTGCAGCGCCAAGGTCCCGGCGGCAGTGCCGCTTTCCGCTTCCGCGTGGCGGGGGTCATCCTCCTCCTCGCGCATCTGCTGCTCGTCGCGTGGCTGACGTTGCGCCCGCTGGACGTGATGTGGATGACCGCGGCCAACTTCGAACCGCTCGCGGGCATCAAGGCCGATCTCGCCCTCGGGCCGCTCCAGGCGTTCCGGCGGATCAGCGAGGGGTTGCTCCTGCTGGCCCCGCTCGGGGTTCTCCTCCCCGCGGCGGGGGGCAGGCTGACCGTCTCGCCGCTGGCCTCGCTGGCCCGTACGTCGGCGGCCGGGGCGTTGATCTCCCTGGCGATCGAACTGCTCCAGACCGGGATCCCCGGGCAGGTCGTGGACGTGGACTCGCTGCTGCTCAACACGGTCGGCGTGGCGCTCGCGCACCTGCTGGTCGTCCCGGCGGGCCGGGCGTGGCTGCGGCGCGGCCGGGGCGTGGGACGCGGGGTGTCCGAGGCGCGCGACGAGGGCCGCGCCCGGCGTGAGGCGTCGTCTCCGTCGTCTCAGGGCACGACCCCGACGATTACCAGGGTCGGCATCGCCCCGTAG
- a CDS encoding LysR family transcriptional regulator, translated as MAHQRRSDPRPSSSGYVHDTAPSSRPPAPPPTADLDPASWSALLAPRLAQFAGVARHEHVTRAAQDMNVPQSTLSRAMVRLEQDLGVALFARTGRTVSLTPAGRAFLTSVEGALAEVERAAESVRADADPASGKVAFGFLHTMGSETVPELIRAFRADHPRIRFQLVQNYGEAMLERLRAGDLDLCLTSPVPEAPDLVARRLDEQRLLLVVPDDHRLATRRRVRLAEAADETFVTLEPGYGLRRITDDLCEAAGFRPRVAFEGEEAETLRGLVAAGLGVALLPPPAVARPGVVELTVTAPRAVREVGVAWLDGHPDTPPVAAFKRFLLSRRGRLLP; from the coding sequence ATGGCGCATCAACGCAGGTCCGACCCCCGGCCGTCATCGAGCGGTTACGTACACGACACCGCACCGTCGAGCCGGCCGCCCGCCCCGCCACCCACGGCGGACCTCGACCCCGCGTCCTGGTCCGCGCTGCTGGCCCCGCGCCTCGCCCAGTTCGCGGGCGTCGCCCGCCACGAACACGTCACCCGCGCCGCGCAGGACATGAACGTCCCGCAGTCCACGCTCTCCCGCGCCATGGTCCGGCTCGAACAGGACCTGGGCGTCGCCCTGTTCGCGCGCACCGGCCGAACCGTCTCGCTCACCCCCGCCGGCCGTGCCTTCCTCACCTCCGTGGAAGGCGCCCTCGCGGAGGTGGAACGGGCGGCGGAGTCCGTACGCGCCGACGCCGACCCCGCCTCGGGCAAGGTCGCCTTCGGCTTCCTGCACACGATGGGCTCCGAGACCGTCCCCGAACTGATCCGCGCCTTCCGCGCCGACCACCCCCGGATCCGCTTCCAACTCGTCCAGAACTACGGCGAGGCGATGCTGGAACGCCTGCGCGCGGGCGACCTGGACCTCTGCCTCACCTCCCCGGTCCCCGAGGCCCCCGACCTCGTCGCCCGCCGCCTCGACGAACAGCGGCTGCTCCTCGTCGTCCCCGACGACCACCGGCTGGCCACCCGCCGCCGGGTCCGGCTCGCCGAGGCGGCGGACGAGACGTTCGTGACCCTCGAACCGGGTTACGGGCTGCGCCGCATCACCGACGACCTGTGCGAGGCGGCCGGGTTCCGCCCCCGGGTCGCCTTCGAGGGCGAGGAGGCCGAGACCCTGCGCGGCCTGGTCGCGGCGGGCCTCGGCGTCGCGCTGCTGCCGCCCCCGGCGGTGGCCCGCCCCGGCGTCGTGGAACTGACCGTCACGGCGCCCCGCGCCGTCCGCGAGGTGGGTGTCGCCTGGCTCGACGGCCACCCCGACACGCCGCCGGTGGCGGCCTTCAAACGCTTCCTGCTCTCCCGCCGGGGCCGCCTGCTGCCGTAG
- a CDS encoding MFS transporter codes for MPDLSTEAPVRTGALTSASTGTTADTSAPAPGRLGQRRMSLALFAAGIAAFALLYSTQALLPAVAADLGVTAGQASWTVSAATGALALFVLPLSALSERFGRRTLMTVSLTVAVAVGLLVPFAPNLEWLIALRAVQGAALAGLPASAMAYLAEEVPPRALVGAIGLFVAGNSVGGMSGRIVAGWISQVWGWRAGLAAIGLLALVCVVVFRVLLPRPRHFTPGTLDPRTLARTVGGHLADPLLRRLYAIGALFMTVFGAVYTAIGFRLAEAPFGLPQGVIGSVFLVYLVGTVSSAAAGRLVGRLGRRGALYLAVGTTTAGLLLSLTDSLVAVLSGLVLITAGFFAGHAVASSAVSRTARTGRAQASALYQSAYYMGSSAGGTLGAVAFHAGGWNATAALGLLAVLGVVSVTLYGTHAARVERRAPVVAGR; via the coding sequence ATGCCCGACCTCAGTACAGAGGCGCCCGTCCGCACGGGTGCCCTCACCTCCGCGTCCACCGGAACAACCGCCGACACCTCCGCCCCGGCTCCCGGCCGCCTTGGCCAACGCCGGATGAGCCTCGCCCTCTTCGCCGCCGGGATCGCGGCCTTCGCCCTGCTCTACTCGACCCAGGCACTGCTGCCCGCCGTCGCCGCCGACCTCGGGGTCACGGCGGGGCAGGCGAGTTGGACGGTGTCGGCCGCCACGGGCGCGCTCGCCCTGTTCGTCCTGCCGCTCAGCGCCCTGTCCGAACGCTTCGGCCGGCGCACGCTGATGACCGTCTCGCTGACGGTCGCGGTGGCCGTCGGACTGCTCGTGCCGTTCGCGCCGAACCTGGAGTGGCTGATCGCGCTGCGCGCGGTCCAGGGCGCGGCACTGGCCGGGCTGCCCGCCTCCGCGATGGCGTATCTCGCGGAGGAGGTACCGCCGAGGGCGCTGGTGGGCGCGATCGGGCTGTTCGTGGCCGGCAACAGTGTCGGCGGCATGAGCGGCCGGATCGTGGCGGGCTGGATCAGCCAGGTGTGGGGCTGGCGCGCCGGGCTCGCGGCGATCGGGCTGCTCGCGCTGGTGTGCGTGGTGGTGTTCCGGGTCCTGCTGCCGAGGCCGCGCCACTTCACGCCGGGCACGCTCGACCCGCGCACGCTGGCGCGGACCGTCGGCGGTCATCTGGCCGACCCGCTGCTGCGCCGGCTGTACGCGATCGGCGCCCTCTTCATGACGGTGTTCGGCGCGGTCTACACGGCGATCGGATTCCGGCTCGCGGAGGCGCCGTTCGGCCTGCCGCAGGGCGTGATCGGTTCCGTCTTCCTGGTCTATCTCGTCGGTACGGTCTCCTCGGCGGCGGCCGGGCGGCTGGTGGGGCGGCTGGGGCGGCGCGGCGCGCTGTACCTGGCGGTCGGGACGACGACGGCGGGGCTGCTGCTGTCGCTGACGGACTCGCTCGTGGCCGTACTGTCCGGGCTGGTCCTGATCACGGCGGGCTTCTTCGCGGGCCACGCGGTCGCCTCGTCGGCGGTGAGCCGGACGGCCAGGACGGGCCGCGCACAGGCGTCGGCGCTCTACCAGAGCGCCTACTACATGGGCAGCAGCGCGGGCGGCACGCTGGGCGCGGTGGCGTTCCACGCGGGCGGCTGGAACGCGACGGCCGCGCTGGGGCTGCTCGCGGTGCTCGGGGTGGTCTCGGTGACGCTGTACGGGACGCACGCGGCCCGCGTGGAGCGGCGGGCCCCGGTGGTGGCGGGGCGCTGA
- a CDS encoding adenosine deaminase gives MTSQTRRPPTADQIRRAPKVLLHDHLDGGLRPATIVELARENGYDGLPETDPDKLGLWFREAADSGSLERYLETFAHTCAVMQTRDALFRVAAECAEDLARDGVVYAEVRYAPEQHLEAGLTLEEVVEAVNEGFKEGERRARAAGHRIRVGALLTAMRHAARALEIAELANRYRDSGVVGFDIAGAEAGFPPTRHLDAFEFLKRENNHFTIHAGEAFGLPSIWQALQWCGADRLGHGVRIIDDIEVAEDGSVTLGRLASYVRDKRIPLELCPSSNLQTGAAASIAEHPIGLLRRLHFRATVNTDNRLMSGTSMSREFELLTEAFDYTLDDMQWFSVNAMKSAFIPFDERLAMINDVIKPGYAELKSEWLFTQTATTSDSLG, from the coding sequence ATGACGAGCCAGACCCGCCGGCCGCCCACGGCCGACCAGATCCGCCGCGCCCCCAAGGTGCTTCTGCACGACCATCTCGACGGGGGCCTGCGCCCCGCCACGATCGTCGAACTCGCCCGTGAGAACGGCTACGACGGCCTTCCCGAGACCGATCCCGACAAGCTCGGCCTCTGGTTCCGCGAGGCGGCCGACTCCGGCTCGCTGGAGCGGTATCTGGAGACCTTCGCGCACACCTGCGCCGTCATGCAGACCCGCGACGCGCTGTTCCGGGTCGCCGCCGAGTGCGCCGAGGACCTGGCGCGGGACGGTGTCGTGTACGCGGAGGTGCGCTACGCCCCCGAGCAGCACCTGGAGGCCGGGCTCACCCTCGAAGAGGTCGTGGAGGCCGTCAACGAGGGCTTCAAGGAGGGCGAGCGGCGGGCCCGCGCGGCCGGCCACCGGATCCGCGTCGGCGCCCTGCTGACCGCGATGCGGCACGCCGCCCGCGCGCTGGAGATCGCCGAACTGGCCAACCGCTACCGGGACTCGGGCGTCGTCGGCTTCGACATCGCGGGCGCGGAGGCGGGCTTCCCGCCCACCCGCCACCTCGACGCCTTCGAGTTCCTGAAGCGCGAGAACAACCACTTCACCATCCACGCGGGCGAGGCGTTCGGCCTGCCCTCGATCTGGCAGGCGCTCCAGTGGTGCGGCGCCGACCGGCTGGGCCACGGCGTACGCATCATCGACGACATCGAGGTCGCCGAGGACGGCTCGGTCACGCTGGGACGGCTCGCCTCCTACGTACGCGACAAGCGGATCCCGCTGGAGCTGTGCCCCAGCTCCAACCTCCAGACGGGCGCCGCCGCGTCGATCGCCGAACACCCCATCGGCCTGCTGCGCCGGCTCCACTTCCGTGCGACGGTCAACACCGACAACCGGCTGATGAGCGGCACGAGCATGAGCCGTGAATTCGAGCTGCTGACCGAGGCGTTCGACTACACGCTCGACGACATGCAGTGGTTCTCCGTCAATGCGATGAAATCAGCATTCATTCCTTTCGATGAACGACTGGCCATGATCAACGACGTGATCAAGCCCGGATATGCCGAGCTGAAATCCGAATGGCTGTTCACGCAGACCGCCACGACCAGCGATTCTCTGGGCTGA
- a CDS encoding alpha/beta hydrolase — protein MVLVLPPGEQTSARGPSAVAWASMLPLARALARAGAPEGLLVHMVRYRSRGWNGADAQLSADALWAADEVVRRYGDVPVCLAGHGMGGRAALRAAGHPAVSSVLALAPWLPDGPAGGEPEPVTQLAGRQVLIVHGTNDERSDPTLSYRLAERARKANRHTCRFEVHSDGHALRQHHGEVLALATDFVLGALLSRTYSRPVADALAAPPPLGLRMPLAAGFGRSLRR, from the coding sequence GTGGTGCTCGTGCTGCCGCCGGGCGAGCAGACGTCCGCGCGGGGGCCCTCCGCCGTGGCCTGGGCCTCGATGCTGCCGCTCGCGCGGGCACTGGCCCGCGCGGGAGCGCCCGAGGGGCTGCTGGTGCACATGGTGCGCTACCGCTCGCGCGGGTGGAACGGCGCCGACGCGCAGCTCTCGGCGGACGCCCTGTGGGCGGCGGACGAGGTCGTACGGCGCTACGGCGACGTGCCGGTCTGTCTGGCCGGGCACGGCATGGGCGGACGCGCGGCCCTGCGCGCCGCCGGTCACCCGGCGGTCAGCTCCGTACTGGCGCTGGCGCCCTGGCTGCCCGACGGGCCGGCGGGCGGTGAGCCGGAGCCGGTGACGCAGCTGGCGGGGCGGCAGGTGCTGATCGTGCACGGCACCAACGACGAGCGCAGCGACCCCACGCTCTCCTACCGGCTGGCGGAACGTGCCCGGAAGGCGAACCGGCACACCTGCCGCTTCGAGGTTCACTCGGACGGGCACGCGCTGCGCCAGCACCACGGCGAGGTCCTGGCGCTGGCGACGGACTTCGTCCTGGGGGCGCTGCTGTCGCGCACCTACTCGCGCCCGGTCGCCGACGCCCTGGCGGCGCCGCCGCCGCTGGGCCTGCGGATGCCGCTGGCGGCGGGCTTCGGGCGGTCGCTGCGACGGTGA
- a CDS encoding thymidine phosphorylase, producing MDVISVIRTKRDRGELSPEQIDWVIDAYTRGDVADEQMSALAMAILLNGMNRAEIARWTAAMINSGERMDFSSLSRPTADKHSTGGVGDKITLPLAPLVAACGAAVPQLSGRGLGHTGGTLDKLESIPGWRARISNAEMLDVLGSAGAVICAAGDGLAPADKKLYALRDVTGTVEAIPLIASSIMSKKIAEGTGSLVLDVKVGSGAFMKTVEDARELAATMVGLGTDHGVRTVALLTEMATPLGLTAGNALEVRESVEVLAGGGPADVVALTLALAREMLDAAGLPDADPAGALADGSAMDVWRRMIAAQGGDPDAALPEAREHEVITAPTSGVLTRLDAYDIGVAAWRLGAGRARKEDAVQAGAGVELHAKPGDTVTAGQPLLTLHTDTPSRFDYARETLTSAYDIAPAGTAFTASPIVLDRIA from the coding sequence ATGGACGTCATCTCCGTCATCCGCACCAAGCGGGACCGCGGCGAGCTGAGCCCCGAGCAGATCGACTGGGTCATCGACGCCTACACGCGCGGTGACGTCGCCGACGAGCAGATGTCCGCCCTCGCCATGGCGATCCTGCTCAACGGCATGAACCGGGCGGAGATCGCCCGCTGGACCGCCGCCATGATCAACTCCGGCGAACGCATGGACTTCTCCTCGCTGTCCCGCCCCACCGCCGACAAGCACTCCACGGGCGGCGTCGGCGACAAGATCACACTGCCGCTCGCGCCGCTGGTCGCCGCGTGCGGCGCGGCCGTGCCGCAGCTCAGCGGGCGCGGCCTCGGCCACACCGGCGGCACCCTCGACAAGCTGGAGTCCATCCCCGGCTGGCGGGCCCGGATCTCCAACGCCGAGATGCTGGACGTGCTCGGCTCCGCCGGCGCCGTGATCTGCGCCGCCGGGGACGGTCTGGCCCCGGCCGACAAGAAGCTGTACGCGCTGCGCGACGTCACCGGCACCGTCGAGGCGATCCCGCTCATCGCCTCCTCGATCATGTCCAAGAAGATCGCCGAGGGCACCGGCTCGCTCGTCCTGGACGTCAAGGTCGGCTCCGGCGCCTTCATGAAGACCGTCGAGGACGCGCGTGAACTCGCCGCGACGATGGTCGGCCTCGGCACCGACCACGGCGTACGGACCGTGGCGCTGCTCACCGAGATGGCCACCCCGCTCGGTCTCACCGCGGGCAACGCCCTGGAGGTACGGGAGTCGGTCGAGGTCCTGGCGGGCGGCGGCCCGGCGGACGTGGTCGCGCTGACGCTGGCCCTGGCCCGCGAGATGCTGGACGCCGCCGGTCTGCCGGACGCCGACCCCGCCGGTGCGCTGGCCGACGGCTCCGCCATGGACGTCTGGCGCCGGATGATCGCGGCCCAGGGCGGCGACCCGGACGCGGCGCTGCCCGAGGCCCGGGAGCACGAGGTGATCACGGCGCCGACCTCCGGGGTGCTGACCCGGCTCGACGCGTACGACATCGGCGTCGCCGCCTGGCGGCTCGGCGCGGGCCGGGCCCGCAAGGAGGACGCGGTGCAGGCGGGCGCGGGCGTCGAACTGCACGCCAAGCCGGGCGACACCGTGACGGCGGGCCAGCCGCTGCTCACGCTGCACACCGACACCCCGTCGAGGTTCGACTACGCGCGGGAGACGCTGACGTCGGCGTACGACATCGCCCCGGCCGGGACCGCGTTCACCGCGTCCCCGATCGTGCTCGACCGGATCGCCTGA
- a CDS encoding ATP-binding protein → MTDEHPTAGGPGAPDGDTGSAGRPADGTDRPRTRKRAFLAGLRWTSLRLRLVVVFGAVALTAAVSASGIAYWLNRESVLSRTQTAALDQFKQEMRDRAAQLPLRPTQAELEFTARQMARSSAGFSVVLIGERAEGKPVAGVSDQDTFTLEDVPVSLRTAVNDKQKVTSRNSAPYQVFWQRTQRGKTPYLVGGSRVNGGGPTGYVLLSLEQEREDLNALAWSLAIATGLALIGSALLAQAAASTVLKPVQRLGDAARRLGEGKLDTRLRVSGTDELADLSRTFNNAAASLQKKIDDMSAREESSRRFVADMSHELRTPLTALTAVTEVLEDEADTLDPMIAPAVTLVVSETRRLNVLVENLMEVTRFDAGTARLVLDDVDVADQVTACIDARAWLDAVELDAERGMMARLDPRRLDVILANLIGNALKHGGSPVRVSVRRVGPELVIEVRDNGPGIPEAVLPHVFDRFYKASASRPRSEGSGLGLSIAMENAHIHGGDITAANAPGGGAVFVLRLPDGESEDAPAEFGDDGAGGVRGAGEIRGEGDEAQ, encoded by the coding sequence GTGACCGACGAGCACCCCACCGCCGGCGGGCCCGGCGCCCCGGACGGAGACACCGGCTCCGCCGGGCGCCCGGCGGACGGCACGGACCGCCCCCGCACCCGCAAGCGGGCCTTTCTCGCCGGGCTGCGCTGGACGAGTCTGCGGCTGCGCCTGGTCGTCGTCTTCGGCGCGGTCGCGCTGACCGCCGCCGTCTCGGCGTCCGGCATCGCGTACTGGCTCAACCGCGAGTCGGTGCTCTCCCGTACGCAGACGGCCGCGCTGGACCAGTTCAAGCAGGAGATGCGGGACCGGGCGGCGCAGTTGCCGCTGCGCCCGACGCAGGCCGAACTGGAGTTCACCGCGCGGCAGATGGCCCGGAGCAGCGCCGGGTTCAGTGTGGTGCTGATCGGTGAGCGCGCCGAGGGCAAGCCGGTGGCGGGGGTGTCCGACCAGGACACGTTCACGCTGGAGGACGTACCGGTGTCGCTGCGGACGGCGGTGAACGACAAGCAGAAGGTCACCTCGCGCAACTCCGCGCCGTACCAGGTCTTCTGGCAGCGCACCCAGCGCGGCAAGACGCCGTATCTGGTCGGCGGCAGCCGCGTCAACGGCGGCGGGCCGACCGGTTATGTCCTCCTGTCGCTGGAGCAGGAGCGGGAGGACCTCAACGCGCTGGCCTGGTCGCTGGCGATCGCCACGGGGCTGGCGCTGATCGGTTCGGCGCTGCTCGCGCAGGCGGCGGCCAGCACCGTACTGAAACCGGTGCAGCGGCTGGGGGACGCGGCGCGCAGGCTCGGCGAGGGCAAGCTGGACACCCGGCTGCGGGTGTCGGGGACGGACGAACTGGCCGATCTGTCGCGGACGTTCAACAACGCCGCCGCCTCCCTCCAGAAGAAGATCGACGACATGAGCGCGCGGGAGGAGTCGAGCCGCCGCTTCGTCGCCGACATGTCGCACGAACTGCGTACGCCGCTGACCGCGCTGACCGCCGTCACGGAGGTGCTGGAGGACGAGGCGGACACGCTGGACCCGATGATCGCGCCCGCCGTGACGCTGGTGGTCAGCGAGACCCGCCGGCTCAACGTCCTGGTGGAGAACCTGATGGAGGTGACCCGCTTCGACGCGGGCACCGCGCGGCTCGTCCTGGACGACGTCGACGTGGCCGACCAGGTGACCGCCTGCATCGACGCGCGGGCCTGGCTGGACGCGGTGGAGCTGGACGCCGAGCGCGGCATGATGGCCCGCCTCGATCCGCGCCGGCTCGACGTGATCCTGGCGAATCTGATCGGCAACGCGCTGAAGCACGGCGGTTCGCCGGTACGGGTCTCGGTGCGCCGGGTCGGCCCGGAGCTGGTGATCGAGGTACGGGACAACGGGCCGGGCATCCCGGAGGCCGTACTGCCGCACGTCTTCGACCGCTTCTACAAGGCGAGCGCGTCCCGCCCCCGGTCGGAGGGCAGCGGTCTGGGGCTGTCCATCGCCATGGAGAACGCGCACATCCACGGAGGGGACATCACCGCGGCCAACGCCCCCGGCGGCGGCGCGGTGTTCGTACTGCGGCTGCCGGACGGCGAGTCGGAGGACGCCCCGGCGGAGTTCGGCGACGACGGCGCCGGGGGCGTCCGGGGAGCCGGGGAGATACGCGGAGAGGGAGACGAGGCGCAGTGA
- a CDS encoding ATP-binding protein — protein MKHSAAKTLGVAALGAAFAATAAGNASAATPAVPDAGAALGGVTKTLPTESLTANLPDGTSEGVTAAQSALGSGVGTVSHTAPTALSAVTAANPLTGLLGGLPIGALGK, from the coding sequence ATGAAGCACTCCGCCGCCAAGACTCTCGGTGTCGCCGCCCTCGGCGCCGCCTTCGCCGCCACCGCCGCGGGTAACGCGTCCGCCGCGACCCCCGCCGTCCCGGACGCCGGTGCCGCCCTCGGCGGCGTCACCAAGACCCTCCCGACGGAGTCCCTCACCGCGAACCTCCCCGACGGCACCTCCGAGGGTGTGACCGCCGCCCAGAGCGCCCTCGGCAGCGGCGTCGGCACGGTCAGCCACACGGCCCCCACGGCCCTCTCCGCCGTCACGGCGGCCAACCCCCTCACGGGCCTGCTGGGCGGCCTCCCGATCGGCGCCCTGGGCAAGTAG
- a CDS encoding PspC domain-containing protein: protein MSTIVRPSEGRMIGGVCAALARRFGTSATTMRVIFLVSCLLPGPQVLLYLALWAFLPSEKHATTSAW, encoded by the coding sequence ATGTCCACGATTGTCCGCCCGAGCGAGGGACGCATGATCGGTGGAGTGTGCGCGGCGCTGGCCAGGCGCTTCGGCACCTCCGCGACGACGATGCGCGTGATCTTCCTGGTCTCCTGCCTGCTGCCCGGCCCCCAGGTGCTGCTGTACCTGGCGCTCTGGGCATTCCTGCCGAGCGAGAAGCACGCGACGACCTCCGCCTGGTAG
- a CDS encoding sigma-70 family RNA polymerase sigma factor: protein MSDLATTEDLDSRLEKHRTELTGYCYRMLGSAFEAEDAVQDTMVRAWRSFDKFEGRSSLRSWLYRIATNVCLDMLNAGNRRARPMDLSEATPVSQAKLNSRPEVTWLEPVPDGRVLPSVVDPAETAVERETIRLAFVAALQHLPPKQRAVLILREVLAWKASEVAELLGTTVASVNSALQRARATIAESAPAATDAADPLDEEQKELLERYVAAFEGYDMKALTALLHEDATLSMPPYDLWLRGHDNIVGWMLGVGEVCRGSRLVPTVANGTPAFAHYHPSPDGDGYTAWALMVIEIADGRITGINSFLDTERWFPLFDLPARLE from the coding sequence ATGAGTGATCTGGCGACAACAGAGGATCTTGATTCACGGCTGGAGAAGCACCGGACGGAGCTGACCGGCTACTGCTACCGCATGCTGGGCTCGGCCTTCGAGGCCGAGGACGCCGTGCAGGACACGATGGTGCGGGCCTGGCGGAGCTTCGACAAGTTCGAGGGCCGCTCCTCGCTGCGGTCCTGGCTCTACCGCATCGCGACGAACGTGTGCCTCGACATGCTCAACGCGGGCAATCGACGGGCGAGGCCGATGGATCTCTCGGAGGCGACCCCGGTGTCCCAGGCGAAGCTGAACTCACGTCCGGAGGTCACCTGGCTGGAGCCGGTGCCCGACGGGCGGGTGCTGCCCTCCGTGGTGGACCCGGCGGAGACGGCGGTGGAGCGGGAGACGATCCGGCTGGCCTTCGTCGCCGCGCTCCAGCATCTGCCGCCGAAGCAGCGCGCCGTGCTGATCCTGCGCGAGGTGCTGGCCTGGAAGGCCAGCGAGGTCGCCGAGTTGCTGGGGACGACGGTCGCCTCGGTCAACAGCGCGCTCCAGCGGGCCCGCGCGACGATCGCCGAGTCCGCGCCGGCCGCGACCGACGCGGCGGACCCGCTGGACGAGGAGCAGAAGGAGCTTCTGGAGCGGTATGTGGCCGCGTTCGAGGGCTACGACATGAAGGCGCTGACCGCCCTCCTCCATGAGGACGCGACGCTCTCCATGCCCCCGTACGACCTGTGGCTGCGCGGCCACGACAACATCGTGGGCTGGATGCTCGGGGTCGGCGAGGTCTGCCGGGGCTCCCGGCTGGTCCCGACGGTGGCCAACGGCACGCCCGCGTTCGCGCACTACCACCCGAGCCCGGACGGCGACGGGTACACGGCGTGGGCGCTCATGGTCATCGAGATCGCGGACGGCCGGATCACGGGGATCAACTCGTTCCTGGACACGGAGCGTTGGTTCCCGCTGTTCGACCTCCCGGCGCGGCTGGAGTAG
- a CDS encoding cytidine deaminase: MTGAATDAGVDWEALRAAARDAMSRAYAPYSGFPVGAAALVDDGRTVTGCNVENASYGLGLCAECGLVSALHSTGGGRLTHFTCVDGAGAPLVPCGRCRQLLYECGGPGLLLDTPAGIVTLADMLPQAFGPQHLA; encoded by the coding sequence ATGACGGGCGCCGCCACCGACGCCGGTGTCGACTGGGAGGCCCTGCGCGCGGCGGCCCGGGACGCCATGTCCCGCGCGTACGCCCCGTACTCGGGCTTCCCGGTCGGCGCCGCCGCCCTGGTGGACGACGGCCGCACCGTCACCGGCTGCAACGTGGAGAACGCCTCGTACGGCCTCGGCCTGTGCGCCGAGTGCGGGCTGGTCTCCGCGCTGCACAGTACGGGCGGCGGCCGGCTCACCCACTTCACGTGCGTCGACGGCGCGGGCGCGCCGCTCGTGCCGTGCGGCCGGTGCCGTCAGCTGCTGTACGAGTGCGGCGGGCCCGGCCTGCTGCTGGACACCCCGGCGGGCATCGTCACGCTCGCCGACATGCTTCCGCAGGCGTTCGGCCCGCAGCACCTCGCGTAA
- a CDS encoding STAS domain-containing protein translates to MEAIKTILVGLRGPVTAADVPQLCDQLAARLRDSGATDAVCDVAALGRPTAVTVDALARLHLVARRHGCRMRLRGACPELLLLLNLTGLTEVLRPEGTTRDGGSDAGRGPPGHPDRRNGRAGPTRRPTPAAPGGRTAGTNAPCPGTS, encoded by the coding sequence GTGGAAGCCATCAAGACGATCCTTGTCGGCCTGCGCGGACCGGTCACCGCGGCGGACGTCCCCCAGCTCTGCGACCAGCTGGCCGCGCGGCTGAGGGACAGCGGGGCCACCGACGCCGTGTGCGACGTCGCCGCCCTCGGCCGCCCGACCGCGGTGACCGTGGACGCCCTGGCCCGGCTGCACCTCGTCGCCCGCCGGCACGGCTGCCGGATGCGGCTGCGGGGCGCGTGCCCCGAACTGCTCCTGCTGCTGAACCTGACGGGCCTGACGGAGGTCCTGCGGCCCGAGGGAACCACCCGCGACGGCGGCTCCGACGCGGGCCGGGGACCCCCGGGGCACCCGGACCGGCGGAACGGGCGGGCGGGTCCTACCCGGCGTCCTACTCCAGCCGCGCCGGGAGGTCGAACAGCGGGAACCAACGCTCCGTGTCCAGGAACGAGTTGA